A window of the Parabacteroides merdae ATCC 43184 genome harbors these coding sequences:
- a CDS encoding Helicase associated domain protein — MVSSLTDCYLRLGFQVTESEEGLRIGFKPGMVHAIVKEVRNERPLTRSDAELFYEKFSTLSKGHRNLYFRIVAHGGFLPEALDFELHGLTVSDESYIESLLSGRHVELYPHNEAAYRAIMRGFKQHRIGAVVQATGTGKSYLLARYIADHAKEKILVFAPNITILDEIRKAVGFSIPQVTYRTFQSLIRNREDNGLLRADHILIDEFHHFGAEIWGSALQDVIENNPCAYVLGTSATPIRPEGMIDTVDLYFEGNLFYELTLPQAWYYNILPVPVLVQSAYGLDNELDRLQRKLERSGCSKGRKEKVQKKLDLARVDFKEALGAPEVIRKFLPTSVRKLLVFCRDLTDLKQMVPEVCGWLTRAGRAITPFEIHHAQGERQNGRILDAFREESDRLHVLFSVNMLIEGLHVEGVDAVLFLRRTESYIVTLQQLGRCLNAEAGKRPVVLDFVNNLSGKSVYDVMAPHLERLSLLPSPKGFEGNTSFLTTGFLSDIRLRIEEILAELEPWQIMYERLIEFRREENDWPSITEGKLGLWCNTQRIAYKRGKLQEERRRQLELIGFEWNQLDSKWMKEYRALKVFFDTCGRWPKREDGPLATWCYTQRERRKNGRLSKERIRALDEIGFVWNQDLQREWMKNYEELKSFVGKYQRFPKSTEGNLGGWCHTQRKMHKLGKLSHDRWLLLDKIGFVWSAEQVWQGNFEQLRLFHNRQGRWPGCREGALGRWCTIQRRDYRKGNMSDERIVQLERIGFPLS; from the coding sequence ATGGTATCGTCTTTAACAGATTGCTATCTCCGTCTAGGCTTCCAGGTAACAGAATCCGAAGAGGGACTACGGATAGGCTTCAAGCCGGGAATGGTACATGCCATCGTGAAGGAGGTCCGAAACGAACGTCCTTTGACTCGCTCGGATGCTGAATTGTTCTACGAGAAGTTCTCTACACTAAGTAAAGGGCATCGAAATCTATATTTCAGGATCGTGGCACACGGCGGATTCCTGCCGGAAGCATTGGACTTTGAACTGCATGGGCTGACCGTTTCGGATGAAAGCTATATTGAAAGCCTCTTGTCCGGAAGACATGTGGAGCTTTATCCGCATAACGAAGCGGCTTACAGGGCGATCATGCGGGGATTCAAACAACACCGTATCGGTGCGGTCGTGCAGGCTACCGGAACAGGGAAATCCTATTTGCTGGCACGCTATATCGCAGATCATGCAAAGGAAAAGATATTGGTCTTTGCTCCGAACATCACGATTCTGGATGAGATCCGGAAAGCCGTCGGATTCTCTATTCCGCAAGTGACGTACCGGACATTCCAGTCACTGATCCGTAACCGGGAGGACAATGGGTTGTTACGGGCAGATCATATTCTTATTGATGAATTCCACCATTTCGGGGCGGAAATTTGGGGAAGTGCCTTGCAGGATGTGATAGAAAATAATCCCTGTGCCTATGTCCTGGGAACGTCGGCAACGCCGATCCGTCCGGAGGGAATGATCGATACGGTGGATCTTTATTTCGAAGGAAATTTGTTTTATGAGCTTACCTTGCCGCAGGCTTGGTATTACAATATCTTGCCGGTTCCGGTTCTGGTACAGAGTGCTTACGGGCTGGACAACGAACTGGACCGGCTGCAAAGAAAGTTGGAACGCAGCGGTTGTTCAAAAGGACGAAAAGAAAAGGTACAGAAGAAACTGGATCTGGCACGTGTGGATTTCAAAGAGGCTTTAGGGGCACCGGAAGTCATCCGGAAGTTCCTGCCGACAAGCGTACGCAAGCTGCTGGTATTCTGTCGCGATCTCACCGATTTGAAGCAGATGGTGCCAGAAGTATGCGGATGGCTCACGCGAGCGGGACGTGCCATTACTCCGTTCGAGATCCATCATGCCCAAGGTGAACGGCAGAACGGCCGGATACTGGATGCTTTCCGAGAAGAATCAGACCGGCTGCACGTATTGTTTTCCGTCAACATGCTGATAGAAGGACTGCATGTGGAAGGTGTGGATGCTGTCTTATTCCTTAGACGGACAGAATCATATATCGTTACCTTGCAGCAATTGGGCCGTTGTCTAAATGCCGAGGCTGGAAAACGGCCGGTCGTCTTGGATTTTGTCAACAATCTTTCAGGAAAATCGGTTTATGATGTGATGGCTCCCCACTTGGAGCGTCTATCTCTCCTTCCGTCACCCAAAGGATTCGAAGGAAACACCTCTTTTTTGACGACGGGTTTCCTATCAGACATACGGCTGCGCATAGAAGAGATATTGGCAGAACTGGAGCCCTGGCAGATTATGTATGAGAGGCTGATTGAATTCCGTCGGGAAGAAAACGACTGGCCATCAATTACGGAAGGGAAACTCGGTTTGTGGTGCAACACCCAACGCATTGCCTATAAACGGGGAAAATTGCAGGAGGAACGCCGCCGTCAGCTAGAATTGATCGGCTTCGAATGGAACCAGCTCGACTCCAAATGGATGAAAGAATACCGTGCGTTGAAAGTCTTCTTTGATACCTGCGGACGCTGGCCCAAACGTGAAGACGGCCCGCTTGCAACTTGGTGTTATACCCAACGGGAAAGGCGGAAGAATGGACGCTTGAGCAAAGAGCGCATCCGGGCTTTGGATGAGATCGGCTTTGTTTGGAATCAAGACCTTCAAAGGGAATGGATGAAGAATTACGAGGAGTTGAAGTCTTTTGTCGGAAAATATCAGCGTTTCCCTAAATCGACGGAGGGGAATCTGGGTGGATGGTGTCATACACAACGAAAAATGCACAAACTGGGGAAATTATCCCATGATCGCTGGCTTCTGTTGGATAAAATAGGATTTGTTTGGTCAGCGGAACAAGTCTGGCAAGGCAACTTTGAGCAGTTGCGCCTGTTCCATAACCGCCAAGGGCGATGGCCAGGTT